One Phocoena sinus isolate mPhoSin1 chromosome 14, mPhoSin1.pri, whole genome shotgun sequence genomic region harbors:
- the SLC35E4 gene encoding solute carrier family 35 member E4, whose protein sequence is MCRCPRERHDGRMTSAEAVAVAGGARWAGIPTEHPDTPQALRRPGRAWVAVAALVWLLAGASMSSLNKWIFTVHGFGRPLLLSALHMLAAALACHPGARRPMPGRTRRQVLLLSLTLGASMACGNVGLSAVPLDLAQLATTTTPLITLALSALLLGRRHHPLQFAAMGPLCLGAACSLAGELRTPPAGCGFLLAATCLRGLKSIQQSALLQEERLDAVTLLYATSLPSFCLLAGAALVLEAGVAPPPAPTDSRLWACILLSCLLSVLYNLASFSLLALTSALTVHVLGNLTVVGNLILSRLLFGSRLSTLSYVGIALTLSGMFLYHNCELVASWAARRGFWRRDQPGKGL, encoded by the exons ATGTGCCGCTGCCCGCGGGAGCGCCATGACGGCAGGATGACCTCAGCTGAGGCAGTGGCGGTGGCTGGCGGTGCTCGGTGGGCCGGGATCCCCACCGAGCACCCTGACACCCCGCAGGCGCTGCGGCGGCCTGGCCGGGCCTGGGTGGCCGTGGCAGCGCTGGTGTGGCTACTGGCGGGAGCCAGCATGTCGAGCCTCAACAAGTGGATTTTCACGGTGCACGGCTTCGGGCGGCCCCTGCTGCTCTCGGCACTGCACATGCTGGCAGCTGCGCTGGCATGCCACCCGGGGGCACGGCGCCCCATGCCCGGCCGCACCCGCCGCCAAGTGCTGCTGCTCAGCCTCACTTTGGGCGCCTCGATGGCCTGTGGCAACGTGGGCCTGAGCGCTGTGCCCCTGGACCTGGCGCAGCTGGCCACCACCACCACGCCACTGATCACGCTGGCCCTGTCCGCGCTGCTGCTCGGCCGCCGCCACCACCCACTGCAGTTCGCCGCCATGGGCCCGCTCTGCCTGGGGGCCGCCTGCAGCCTGGCTGGAGAGCTCCGGACACCCCCAGCTGGCTGTGGTTTCCTGCTGGCGGCCACCTGCCTCCGTGGGCTCAAGTCCATTCAGCAGA GTGCCCTGCTGCAGGAGGAGAGGCTGGATGCGGTGACCCTGCTGTATGCCACCTCGCTACCCAGCTTCTGCCTGCTGGCAGGCGCGGCCCTGGTGCTGGAGGCTGGCGTGGCACCGCCGCCCGCCCCCACCGACTCCCGCCTCTGGGCCTGTATCCTGCTCAGCTGCCTCCTGTCTGTGCTCTACAACCTGGCCAGCTTCTCCCTGCTGGCCCTCACCTCGGCCCTCACTGTCCACGTCCTGGGCAACCTCACTGTCGTGGGCAACCTCATCCTTTCCCGGCTCCTGTTTGGCAGCCGCCTCAGCACCCTCAGCTATGTGGGCATTGCGCTCACCCTTTCAGGAATGTTCCTTTACCACAACTGCGAGCTCGTGGCTTCTTGGGCTGCCCGCCGGGGCTTCTGGCGGAGAGACCAGCCTGGCAAGGGTCTCTGA
- the DUSP18 gene encoding dual specificity protein phosphatase 18, with translation MTASPCAFPVQLRQPSVSGLSQITSSLYISNGVAANNKLMLSSNHITTVINVSVEVVNTLYEDIHYVQVPVADTPTSRLCDFFDPIADHIHSVELKQGRTLLHCAAGVSRSAALCLAYLMKYHAMSLLDAHTWTKSCRPIIRPNNGFWEQLIHYEFQLFGKNTVHMVTSPMGVIPDIYEKEVRLMIPL, from the coding sequence ATGACAGCATCTCCGTGTGCCTTCCCGGTTCAGCTCCGGCAGCCCTCGGTCAGCGGCCTCTCACAGATCACCAGCAGCCTGTATATCAGCAACGGGGTAGCAGCCAACAACAAGCTCATGCTCTCCAGCAACCACATCACCACAGTCATCAACGTCTCAGTGGAGGTGGTGAACACCTTATATGAGGACATCCACTATGTGCAGGTGCCTGTGGCTGACACACCCACGTCACGTCTCTGTGACTTCTTCGACCCCATTGCAGACCACATCCACAGCGTGGAGTTGAAGCAGGGCCGCACCCTGTTGCACTGTGCCGCCGGCGTGAGCCGCTCGGCTGCCCTCTGCCTTGCCTATCTCATGAAATACCACGCCATGTCCCTGCTGGATGCCCACACATGGACCAAGTCATGCCGGCCCATCATCCGGCCCAACAATGGCTTTTGGGAGCAGCTCATCCACTATGAGTTCCAGCTGTTTGGCAAGAACACTGTGCACATGGTCACCTCCCCCATGGGAGTGATCCCTGACATCTATGAGAAGGAGGTCCGTCTGATGATTCCACTGTGA